From a region of the Oryza sativa Japonica Group chromosome 6, ASM3414082v1 genome:
- the LOC4341327 gene encoding uncharacterized protein, with translation MELELEAAGGGGRRSTAPPVSLSGDSPEAVLGRGAAASDRTVSRRHVALRLLGGGGDEEEEPRVAFEVVGRNPVVVRSVGGGGGGSRVFRCGEAGELRDGDGLALSLRSPSSVWAVRRTRSKGGDGDGDVEAEVLDAVARRERRTRERKERERRAAEEAMEVTADEEAAAEAEAEAEAACSGDSDAEAEDLNFDLSSIDPVREFGFLSMGHEFDNYPKGRIRPPKDWNWFLEEVRKGSDDEDDEEGKLKGKGANKKNEGQREDEDWIGESEDDKDSLSRGSSVKRSKYVTRSKEPKKPRKEKTETKDKNKNSGDEKDEGDEDDEEDETLSGFIVNEEDEPMEELSEEEEDEFDDDDDDD, from the exons ATGGAGCTCGAACTCgaagcagcaggcggcggcgggaggaggagcaccGCGCCACCGGTGTCCCTCTCCGGCGACTCCCCCGAGGCGGTgctcggccgcggcgccgccgcctccgaccgCACCGTCTCGCgccgccacgtggccctccgcCTCCTAGGTGGCGgcggggatgaggaggaggagcccagGGTCGCCTTCGAGGTCGTGGGGAGGAACCCCGTGGTCGTGCGctcggtgggcggcggcggcggcgggagcagggTGTTCCGGTGCGGCGAGGCCGGGGAGCTCCGCGACGGGGACGGGCTCGCGCTGTCGCtgaggtcgccgtcgtcggtctgGGCGGTGCGGAGGACGAGGAGCAAGggcggggatggggatggggatgtGGAGGCGGAGGTCCTGGACGCCgtggcgaggcgggagaggcgcaCGAGGGAgcggaaggagagggagaggcgagCCGCGGAGGAGGCCATGGAGGtcaccgccgacgaggaggcggcggcggaggcggaggcggaggcggaggcggcgtgcaGTGGGGATTCCGATGCCGAAGCGGAGGATTTGAATTTCGATCTATCAAGCATCGACCCGGTTCGAG AATTCGGGTTCTTATCAATGGGCCACGAATTTGACAACTATCCTAAAGGAAGAATTCGTCCCCCAAAGGATTGGAATTGGTTTCTGGAGGAAGTAAGGAAGGGCtccgatgatgaagatgatgaggaaGGCAAATTAAAGGGTAAAGGCGCTAACAAGAAGAATGAGGGGCAGCGTGAAGACGAAGATTGGATAGGTGAGAGTGAGGACGATAAAGATTCATTATCAAGAGGTTCTAGTGTGAAGAGATCAAAGTATGTTACAAGATCAAAAGAACCAAAGAAACCTCGCAAGGAAAAAACTGAgactaaagataaaaataaGAATAGTGGGGATGAAAAAGATGAGGGGGACgaagatgatgaggaagatgaaACACTCAGTGGTTTTATAGTTAACGAAGAGGATGAGCCTATGGAAGAGCTgagcgaggaagaggaggacgagttcgatgacgacgacgatgacgactgA
- the LOC107281292 gene encoding protein FAR1-RELATED SEQUENCE 5-like produces the protein MDRKNLRKFYLMESFFESWELSVYANAITLYRKKGCNAIFFIYPNVQGTEAESNEDYGMLFRLSQEGGITYTNLIQQVSVSPNANLAGAEVAGGLPLLQNTYGSFMQLLQAPIESESALYLTSNRFEYDNTFWGFDPHNGYQQNDLQNAQTDTSQMCNSLPQSVAVHPPVASLDMLYNEMQKSSADIDNQAEMCRPTHFEQAIEEDLLSDHAIVTFQQVEEKNKIKRGGQDANSAHVPSINKVFADENEAFDFYNGYAYMVGFSTCKASNYHSRKTDVVTRHTFKCNRWRKPSDPKEKDLPEVDEAENCLQTNTTNPLVKKRKQNKVVYTNCKAEMVITLKRGFWGGLSAVPYTKKAVSNYRDFVRRESGKNDMMQCLDFFEKKRSEDPLFYFRFRTDENNVVKSLFWSDGNSRKFYEMFGDIVSFDTTYKTNRYDLPFAPFVGITSHGDNCLFGYAFLQDESSETFQWLFNTFLDCMGGKLPATIITDQDLAMKAAIAIVFPDTVHRNCLFHMLSNARDKTGRTFNSEDEEVYKDFHDIVTKSQTEAEFEYLWKDFIRRNNLYNVRYFQLIWVTRKRWALVYFKSNWCPLIQTTARSEGTNSRYKADICSSHSVSAFLAQYERIAETIYECFKEQESLTRNTVPDTWSEYQFEKQAAKLYTRKIFWAFQRILQSYTKYDVTVKVRDSIFEVYKSEIHALQDFRKRKYIVVVDTISEEYECICSRFKKDGILCVHVLRVLIHLNITKLPEKYFIERWRLKDKNQELSVPNTLMSATVLESNPLLRFNILSQKMIKLASDASKTKEKFIYVMNESDKIEDGLKAMSDTAPNKATVHVQDAAATTCGVASVGAQSGILMGPSGVGIDAESTKGAVAETETTDMVGIASTSVLLDPKCSNIKGRHKSEPRKKRLIDVIRSKGLVTCSGCGSHDHNIRTCPKKKRSQMQQK, from the exons ATGGACAGGAAGAACCTGAGAAAATTTTACTTAATGGAG TCATTCTTTGAATCATGGGAGCTCTCAGTTTATGCAAATGCCATTACATTGTACAGAAAAAAAGGATGTAATGCCATTTTTTTCATCTATCCAAATGTGCAGGGCACAGAGGCAGAATCAAATGAAGACTATGGGATGTTATTCAGATTATCACAGGAGGGAGGCATCACCTATACAAATTTAATCCAGCAAGTCTCTGTCTCACCTAATGCAAATCTTGCTGGTGCTGAGGTGGCA gGTGGTCTTCCTCTGCTCCAAAACACTTATGGTAGTTTCATGCAGCTATTGCAAGCTCCTATTGAATCAGAG AGTGCTCTATATTTGACATCCAATAGATTTGAGTATGACAACACCTTttggggttttgatcctcacaATGGTTATCAACAAAATGACCTGCAAAATGCACAAACAGACACCTCTCAGATGTGCAACTCTTTGCCACAAAGTGTAGCTGTGCATCCTCCTGTGGCATCACTGGACATGCTATATAATGAAATGCAGAAATCAAGCGCTGATATTGATAATCAAGCTGAGATGTGCAGGCCAACA CACTTTGAGCAAGCAATAGAAGAGGATTTATTGTCTGATCATGCAATAGTTACATTTCAGCAAGTTGAGgaaaagaacaagataaaa AGAGGTGGTCAGGATGCTAACAGTGCACATGTGCCATCAATCAACAAAGTTTTTGCTGATGAGAATGAAGCTTTTGACTTCTACAATGGTTATGCTTATATGGTTGGTTTCTCTACATGCAAAGCTAGCAATTACCATAGCAGAAAAACCGATGTTGTGACAAGGCACACGTTCAAATGCAACAGGTGGAGGAAACCAAGTGATCCAAAGGAGAAGGACTTACCTGAGGTTGATGAAGCTGAGAATTGTTTGCAAACAAACACAACAAATCCATTggtaaaaaagagaaaacagaaCAAAGTGGTTTACACAAATTGCAAAGCTGAGATGGTGATAACATTGAAGAGGGGCTTTTG GGGTGGCTTGTCTGCAGTTCCTTACACAAAAAAGGCTGTGAGCAATTATAGAGATTTTGTTAGAAGAGAAAGTGGGAAAAATGACATGATGCAATGTTTGGATTTTTTTGAGAAGAAAAGATCAGAGGATCCATTGTTTTATTTCAGATTCAGAACTGATGAGAACAATGTTGTGAAGAGTCTGTTTTGGTCCGATGGGAACAGCAGAAAATTTTATGAGATGTTTGGTGACATAGTTAGTTTTGACACGACGTACAAGACAAATAGGTATGATTTGCCCTTTGCTCCATTTGTAGGGATAACTAGTCATGGTGACAATTGCCTATTTGGTTATGCATTCCTACAAGATGAATCAAGTGAGACTTTTCAGTGGTTGTTCAATACGTTCCTTGATTGTATGGGTGGCAAGCTTCCTGCTACTATTATAACTGATCAAGACTTGGCAATGAAGGCTGCTATTGCCATAGTTTTTCCAGACACTGTTCATAGGAATTGCCTGTTCCATATGTTATCAAATGCAAGGGACAAAACAGGAAGGACATTCAATTCAGAGGATGAAGAAGTTTACAAGGATTTCCATGATATTGTTACAAAATCACAGACAGAGGCTGAATTTGAATATTTGTGGAAAGATTTCATAAGAAGGAATAATCTGTATAATGTTAGGTATTTTCAGCTTATATGGGTCACTAGAAAGAGATGGGCACTAGTTTACTTCAAAAGCAATTGGTGCCCTTTGATTCAGACAACAGCAAGGAGTGAGGGGACAAATTCAAGGTACAAAGCTGACATTTGTTCATCTCATAGTGTTTCTGCATTCCTAGCACAGTATGAAAGGATTGCAGAAACAATTTATGAGTGCTTCAAAGAACAAGAATCGCTGACTAGGAATACTGTTCCAGATACTTGGTCAGAATATCAATTTGAGAAGCAAGCTGCAAAACTGTATACTAGGAAGATATTTTGGGCATTTCAGCGTATCTTGCAAAGCTATACCAAGTATGATGTGACCGTGAAAGTGCGTGATTCTATTTTTGAGGTGTACAAATCAGAGATTCATGCACTACAGGATTTCAGAAAAAGGAAGTATATTGTGGTTGTTGATACTATATCTGAAGAATATGAATGTATCTGTTCAAGATTTAAGAAGGATGGTATTTTGTGTGTTCATGTGCTCAGAGTACTCATTCACTTGAACATAACAAAACTACCTGAGAAATATTTTATTGAAAGATGGAGGCTGAAAGACAAAAACCAAGAATTATCTGTGCCAAACACATTGATGTCTGCTACTGTTCTTGAAAGCAACCCTTTACTCAGGTTCAACATCTTGTCACAGAAAATGATTAAGTTGGCTTCTGATGcatcaaaaacaaaagaaaagtttatatatgtgatGAATGAAAGTGACAAGATTGAAGATGGGTTGAAGGCAATGAGTGATACGGCTCCTAACAAGGCTACTGTTCATGTTCAGGATGCGGCGGCGACAACTTGTGGTGTAGCTTCTGTTGGTGCTCAAAGTGGTATATTGATGGGTCCTAGTGGTGTTGGTATTGATGCTGAGAGCACAAAGGGTGCGGTTGCTGAAACTGAAACAACAGATATGGTTGGAATTGCTTCTACTTCTGTTTTACTggatccaaaatgctctaataTCAAAGGCAGGCACAAGAGTGAGCCAAGAAAAAAGAGGCTGATAGATGTGATTAGAAGCAAGGGTTTGGTGACATGTAGTGGTTGTGGATCCCATGACCATAACATTCGCacttgtcccaaaaaaaagagaagccaAATGCAACAGAAGTGA